The Bifidobacterium sp. WK012_4_13 genome contains the following window.
GAATTCGTGAACATCAAGGTCATTGCCGAACCGAACATAGATGATGCCTTCTGAGTGCAGACAGGCTCGAAAAGGTGCGGTGTTTCTCAGCTAACCGCTGATAACACTCCAATAACAACCAAATCCGACACTTTTGAAGGCTCAGCCTGTATATTCAAAAGTGAATTATTCAACAAGCGAAGGGGGTTTGCAATGGGATTAATGGATGATGCCAAGAAAGCTGCCAAAGACGCCGGTGATAAGGTTTCCGAAGCTGCAGCAGACTTGAAGGATGCAGTCAGCGAAAAATTTGCAGATGCAAAGAAGACTGGTTCTGAGAAGGCCGATGAAGTGAAGGACATCGCTTCGGATAAAGGCGATGAATTGAAGGCCAATGCCAAGGTCGCTCAGGCCGAGGCGGAAAAGAAGGGCGTCGAGTTCAAGAACGACGCAAAGGATGCAGCCCGCTGAAGCATCACGCGTAGCCGGAAGGCGATCGGCGCCACATCGGTGAATGATCGATGAAAAGCTGCTCGACGCCATCCGACGAGTGATATGAGAGTTCCCCCACCCATCTCCACAGATGGGTGGGGGAACTCTTATATGCATTGCGTTGCGCCGCCGCACAGACTCCTGCGTGTTCTCTCGGAATCTCGCCATCGCAGAGTTACCATTGAATATGCCTACACGAAGCCGAGGTGATCACGATGAAGTGTCAGCCTTTTTACACCAGAACTGGTGGCCGATGCCGTTTCTATCATGACGATGACGATTGCCCGTTTGGGAGGGCGATACCATCTGAAACCAGGTGCGAGGGGAAGGGCGACCGTCCGCACTGCTGGCTTTGCGCAGACCTTATGCGAGATCAGCAATGCGTCTCGCGTCCCGATCCGAACATTGTCGAAAGCTTTTCCTGATTCCGCAGGAATCAATTGGGGGAATCCACCACAGCAGCCAGCCCGCAGTGGCGGCACTGCGCGTCGTCATCCACCCAGCCTGTCATCGGATTCGAGAGCCACGCATCGTGATGAGCTCGGACATCATTGCCACACTGATCTGGGAATATGTTTCAATCGATGCGAACTGTGGTCCATCGGAATTGGAATTTCTTGAGTACCCTGTAATCGCAATCGTCGTAGCGCCCGACGCGGCCGCCGATTGCAAGCCCGGTTTCGAATCTTCAATGGCGATGCACTCGCGAATCTCAGACAGTGCGACCTCAGCCACCTTGCACGCCTGAAGGTAGGGAGCGGGATCTGGTTTCTTGGGCAGATCGTCATCTCCACAGACAAAGCCAGCAAACGCCTTTTCAGGAGCCTGACGAACTGCCGCTTCGGCCATGCGACGTGGGGAAGCCGTCACCAGAATCGATGGTATGTTTTGTTGCGCCAAGGCAACGAGAAGCTCGAGCGTACCTGGAATCCAAGGCATGCGCTCCTCTTCAAGCTCAGCGACCCGTTCGACCATCATCGTGGCGATCGTAGGCGCAGGAAGCCGTGTCCCGTGGTCTATCAACGCCTGGGCGCACACCAAGACAGGAAAGCCTGAATGCTGCCAGCCAAGTTCCTCCGTCCACTCACCACCATGCGCATGCGCTATTTCGATTTCAGCCTGATGCCAATATGGCTCGGAGTCGATAAGGGTTCCATCCATATCCCAGAAGACGGCCTTGGGCTTCATCAATCGTGCCTTTCTCGATCGTATGCACCGCGATGGTCGCGGTCTTGGCCTGTCAGGCTCTGGACTTGAGTCCAGACCCGCTCAGACCAAAGGCCGTGACCTGCGGCATCATGCATCTTCGTTCCATTCAATCATCACATCTTGGCAGGAAACGACGATGCCTGAGTAATCAGCGGCCAGAAATCCTGAAGGGTGCGCGGTTTTTCTTGGCGTGTCTGCGTGGTGCAGAGCCTCGAGAGTCATTCCCCCGCATCGAGCTGCGCTCGGAATTGTGCTGATGCTCGGAACGACGGCTACGGGAATTCTCGCCCCGTGAACCTGGCCTTGATGAAGATCCGTTCTGCCCGCCATGCCGACGTCCAGAACGCTCGCCCCGGCCGCCATGGCGATGGCTGCCCGATCCGTGAACAGGCTCGAGTGGCTCCAATGTCCAACCATCGATGCGTTCGGCATGCTGCCCTACAAGCGATTCGACAGCCGGCGAGTCACTGGTGACAGAGATTGGCTTGCTCGTGATGTTGGCAATGCGAAGCATGCGACGCACGTCTCTGCGCTGCTCCGGAAGCACAAGCGTGACGACATCGCCCTCATGACCGGCACGAGCGGTTCTGCCCGACCGATGCAGGAAGGACTTCGCATCTGCCGGCGGGTCGACCTGGACGACCAGTTCGACACCGCTCACATCGACGCCACGGGCAGCCACATCGGTTGCCACCAGTACCTTGACCGAACCGTTGCTGAATGCGTTGAGATTCCTGTCTCGTTGATTCTGTGACAGGTTCCCATGAAGCTCTGCGGCTGGAATGCCGCTGTTGGTGAGGTTCTTGGCCAGTTTCTTTGCCTGATACTTCGTTCTGGTGAAGAGGATTCGCTTTCCCTTGCCGGAAGCCAGCGTGCGGACCAGCTCATGCTTGGTCGCCTGCGTGGTCTCGAAGATATGGTGCGTCATGGTTGACACATGTGCCGTCGCATCGTCGATCTCGTGCACCTTCGGATTGTGCAGGAACCTATGCACAAGCTCATCGATGCCGTGGTCAAGCGTTGCAGAGAACAGCATGTGCTGAGCCTCAACGGGTATCTGCTCAAGAAGCCGTTCGACGGCAGGCAGGAAGCCCATGTCTGCCATCTCATCAGCCTCGTCAAGAATGGTGACCTCAACCGCGTCGAGAGAAAGCAGGCGCTGTCTCAGCAGATCCTCGAGCCGTCCCGGGCATGCGACGACGATATCGGCACCGGCGCGCAACGCGTCAACCTGACGCTGCTGACGAACGCCGCCATAGACGGTTGTGGTCTGCAAGCGGC
Protein-coding sequences here:
- a CDS encoding HAD family hydrolase, which produces MKPKAVFWDMDGTLIDSEPYWHQAEIEIAHAHGGEWTEELGWQHSGFPVLVCAQALIDHGTRLPAPTIATMMVERVAELEEERMPWIPGTLELLVALAQQNIPSILVTASPRRMAEAAVRQAPEKAFAGFVCGDDDLPKKPDPAPYLQACKVAEVALSEIRECIAIEDSKPGLQSAAASGATTIAITGYSRNSNSDGPQFASIETYSQISVAMMSELITMRGSRIR